In Pan troglodytes isolate AG18354 chromosome 5, NHGRI_mPanTro3-v2.0_pri, whole genome shotgun sequence, the sequence tgagacagatttgctcttgtcatccaggctggagtgcagtggtgcaatctcggctccctgcaacctctgcctcccgggttcaagcgattctcctgcttcagcctcccaggtagctgggattacaggtgcccaccaccatgcctggctaatttttgtgtttttagtagagacagggtttgactatgttggccaggctggtctcaaaacacttgacctaggtgatccacccaccttggcctcacaaagtgctggaattactggcatgagccaccatgcccagccattcttATGCCTAGTATTGTAGAATGTGCTTGACTCCTTTACaggattgtttgttttgtttgagacagggtctccctgtcacccaggctggagtgcagtggcgcgagctccactcactgcaacctccgcctcccctgctcaagcgatcctcccaccccaaacccctctcccagcagctgggatgacAGTTGCCCACCAcgaaacctggctaatttttttatatttttgggagaaacagggtttcaccaagttgtccaggctggtctcaaactcctgagccccccttggcctcccaaagtgctggaattacaaggatgagccacagtgcccagccactacaatttgatttctttcaacattttctcTACTTGTTTTTCCACTCTGAATATGACCTTTCTAacttatgtgtttttttgttgtcttttttttttttttgagacatagctTTACTCTTGTTACCCCAgcaggagtacaatggcatgatctcggctcaacacaacctccgccacccgggttcaagggattctcctgcctcagcctcctgagtagctgggattacaggcatatgcgccaccatgcccggctacttttgtgtgtttagtagagattgggtttctccatgttggtcagtctggtctcaaattcccaacctcaggtgatccgcccacctcagcctcccaaactcgtgggattacaggtgtgagccactgcgcctggccgaccTTTCTAACTTGTATTTGGTAACTGGCCTTGGAAAAGCCATGTAATTAGCAAATCTTGCTGGCTTCAAAATAGGTCCCAAATTTAACCATTTCCTAACACATCTACCATTCCACTCTGGTCCAAGTCACCATCGTCACTCTCCTAGAGTACTGCAATGGCCTCATTATAGATACAAAATGCTGGAGAAAAGGCAAATTTGAAGAGGAAGAGTTCAACTGAGGACAGGTTTAGCTTGCAATAATCTTGGCTACAGAAACATGTAGATTCCGCAATCGGAGAAAGTTCTTCAATGGAGatccaggaagccttcctagTCAATTTAATTCATGGCTTGAGGGACTTCAGAATCCTTTGCTCCCTGAAAACCACCCCCTCCACGCTCACCCCCACCCACAAACTTGGGCAATCAGGGACAAGGCTGGCTACCTCATATTCACCAGATTCCCTGGCTGCCTACTTCACCAGGCAGTTGGGGTGGGAACACTTTCCATCTCTATCTGGAGCCTTCCTCTCacctttccattctccccatttgTCTGCACTTCAAGGTCCAGGAAAACCCTGGGGCTCCTAGGAGGGTCCCTTTTCAGAAGCCCCCATTTTCACTCAACTCAGAGCAGCCTAACCAGGCTCCAGGCCTGAGAGGAGCAGTTCCTGAAAGCACCGACTTTTGTGCCTGGCTCCTTCCCTGGGCTGGGCCTCCCCAGACCTTAGCACTTGCCCAGAGAATCCCCTTCAGGGCTGAATAATTTCATCCTAAGGAAAGAGGACAGCACATCGAAGGCTTTGCATCATAGGTAGCTTATTTTATTGGATTGCTTTGCCAATAACACTTCTTACACTCAGGAGACTTCCCTCAGACACACGCCTAGAAGGCCTGAGAGGGGCAGGTCTGGCCACAAATTCAAActttcttcagtgtttttcatgtctttctcaccAAAAGCGAAGCCAAGACTTCTCCTCTCATCCCCTCTTCCCAGGGGAGATCAGTCTCCGGTGTTCGGTGGCAGGCTAACGGAGGTGACCAGGTCATCATTGGTCAGGGGCTGGCTTCGGACACGCTCTAGCATCTTCAGACCTGCAAAAGAATTGCCTGGAGCTGAAGAACCAGAGTCCCATTACTGGGGCCCTTAGTAGGCCCAGACTCCACCAGGAAGGTTCCAGAGAGGATGTCACCCCAGCCCAGGTTTTCCAAGGTAACCCATTTACTCCTCCCTGCTACCCTCTCCTCCCTGAGCAATCGCATGCCACAAAAATGAGCCCTTCCCTTCCCAATGGACTCTGGGAAGCACCTGGATTCCCCAGCCACACAGGGGATTCTTCACGAATCCAAGATGCCACACAACACAGCTAGAACTCCACCATCAAGCCCTCCACCTCCACAGTTCGGCCAAGGATACCTACCTTGAGCGTGACACTTGGAGTCCTGGCTCCCCACGCAATGGAACATGAGCAGCAGCCACTGCTTTGCCATTGGTGGTCCGACTACAGTCACACGTGTCTGGCCTGTAGCTGTGAAACACCTCTCCAGCTGAATAAGGGTGTGGCTGTGCAGCTCAATGCAGCGAAGGTATGTGTCATCAAGTCCTGTAAGCACAAGAAGTGAGAAGAGAAACTGTCAGCCACCAGTCCTTGGGGAGTGAGGAGGTGGCCTTGAGGGTAGGGATGTGTGACTCAtgaaggtgggaggagaggggaagattGAAAATCGAGAAGGGGATGAAGGAGGCCGGCCtagcgcagtgactcatgcctgtaatcccagcaatttgggaggccgaggcaggtagatcagctgaggtcaggagttccacacacgcctggctaacatggtgaaaccccgtctctactaaaaatacgaaaaattagccgggcgtggtggcaggcgcctgtagtcccagctcctcgggaggctgcagcaggagaatggtgtgaacccgggaggcggagcttgcagtgagccgagatcgcgccactgcactccagcctgggcgacagagattccatatcaaaaaaaaaaaaaaaaacacgaggccgggcgcagtggctcacacttgtattcccagcagtttgggaggccgaggccggcagatcacgaggtcaggaaatcgagaccatcctggctaacacggtgaaaccccatctctactaaaaatacaaaaaattagccgggcgtgatggcgggcgcctgtagtcccagctgttctggaggctgaggtgagagaatggcgtgaacccgggaggcagagcttgcagtgagccgagatcgcgccactgcactccagcctgggcggcagagcaagactccgtctcgagtctcaaaaaaaaaaaaaaaaaaaaagtacaaaaactagttaggcgtggtggcaggcgcctgtaatcccaggtactctgcaggctgaagcaggagaatcacttgaacccaaaaggcagacgttgcagtgagccaagatcacgagcaagaatctgtctcaaaaaaataaaaataaaaaacagatgaaGGAGGGGACGTGGGCAAAGGCCACTCACCGAAGATGAGCTCCTCCTGGTCCTCCTCCATGTGGAACACCATTGGAGGATGAAAGTTTTCGGGCAGGGTCCACCACGGCTCCTTGCTGAGAGCACTCGTTCCCACGGCCATGCTCTGCTCCGACCTGATTTAGAATAGGGGAAAGTCTAACAAACTGGTTGGCAAAAGACTTGGAAAAGCGAGGAAGGGCCTAGGCTCTGTCCTTAATAAGGGTTGTTGGAATCCAAACAACCCGCCCCTTGATCCACCTTAGGGTGGATGTCCAGTCCCCGGAGGTCTTCCCAAGATAATTCATTCCAAGTAATTATCTGCTCTGAGCTTAATTCTTTCAAGTCAAACTTAATCATCTGATAAGTGCTTGGCTTTCTGATGTCCTGGAATCAGAAATTTTTCTTCACTCTAAATTCAAAGAATTTTGGAGCAGGGGGTTGAGGGTATGGAGGTGCAGGAAGGCTCCAAATGGGCTCCCTAGATTTGCACAGGTGTCGGCAGCCACCCAGTGACCACACAGTGTATTCCAACACGACTTGGTTTATTTGGTGTGTTGCGTCAAGGGAGAGCAAACAATACAGGAAAATAAACTTGATAGGATAGTGTCATAGGGAGCCCATTGTAGGAGTTGACTAGGGCAGTCCAAGGCGTGTTTAAGGAGTAGGAGCCAGTTCTCTAAAATGGTGCAATTTGATGATTATTCTGGTAAATTTATCCAGGAAGTTGAGAGACTAATGTGGTCTTCACTGCAGAATGTTATCTCTCTCTGGTTTCAAATATAGTTACAGAATAGACTTTCTATATCTTGTTGCGTGACAATCACTGAGCAAACTTgactgcttaaaatatttttcggccgggtgcagtggctcatgcctgtaatcccagcactttgggaggctgaggtgggccgatcaggagggcaggagttcgagaccagcctgaccaacatgctgaaaccctgtctctactaaaaatacaaatacattagccggaatgtggtggtgcacacctgtaattccagctactcaggaggctgcagcaggagaatcgcttgaagccgggaggcagaggttgcagtgagccgagatcgcgccactgcactccagcctgagtgacagagcgagactccgtctcaaaaaaaaaaaaaattttgcaggAGGTGTTTGTGTGTGGTAGGGAAGATTCAGCTTGGCCTGTCAGCTTCCCACTGCAAGTTCCTGGGTGATTTTTCACTTTTCATCCTCCTCTTTTGACCAAAGACAAAGTCAGCCATCAGGACTTTCATCTGTGAGGTTCagatctacaccactgtctgagTCCACAGATCACAAGGTTATCGGGAGAACATTCTCTGCATCCACATACATTTGGTCTCTCATATACATTTAGTACAAAATATACAAGTGAAAATATAATGACTGCACAGTAGCATTTAAGACTGAACaggaggccaggcgctgtggctcacgcctgtaatcccagccctttgggaggccgaggcacgtggaccacctgaggtcagcagttcaccgccagtctggccaacatggtgaaacctcgtctctactaaagatacacaaACTACctgggcgtggttgcgggcgcctgtaatgccagctactcaggaggctgaggcaagataatcacttgaacccaggaggcacaggttgcaatgagccgagatcacgccattgcagtccagccttgggggcaagagcgaaactccgtctcaaaaaaaaaaaaagaaaagaaaaagaaaaagaaagactgaaCAGGATGTACTAGTCAAATGCAGGTAATTACTAGAAACAAAATGATTATTAGTCCTAGTAATAGGTTGCAAAGACAAAGGCCGATTTCAAAACCAGACCATGAAATCATGTCCCAACTCCATCTGAATCTGTTCTAGAGAGACAGGTAGTCTTTTAACCTTGCCACaaaactcttctgcctcagcagtAATGTTTTGGGGAGGTGCTGCAAACAGTGTTTGCTATCAAATAAAAGCTGTCCTTGGCTGGCCAAGAAGAAACCAAAAACTATGAAATCATTCATAACCACCATGAAACTTTAATTTAAGCTAGTTTGCTGGACCTCCAGAAAAGAAGTTAGTGTCATCTATTGATTTCTGCTAGGACCAGAGACATATTTTGGACCACCTTTTCTAGTCATATTATTCCTATTACTGGAATTGGAGCTCCCAGAGTATAGATGAAGAGGGAGTCGGTCATCTCTCCTGGAAGGTCTCCTGAATAGTCCATACTTTTCTCAGAGAAACATCATTTCCTATAGGAGtacatgtttaaaatattgaaaaatattattaataaaatagtttaaaactCACTCCATATTACACAAGTTTGTATAATGATCAGGTGACCTGATATCCACATAAAAAGTAGTGCCTTAGTGTTGCACAAACTGAAAGGGATATGGGGTGTATAAGTGTCATTTATCACAGTGAGAGTAGGACAACTAGTTCAACATGTGAACACTGCTtgagtggaggctgaggagtcACTGAAGATTAAGGACTAACACTGCAAGGAGAGACTCAATACATTACTGCAATAATGTCAGCAGACATACTTTGTTGTTTGAGATCATCCTGTGAGCCAGGATTTCACTACCAGCCcaaacaacaaagtgagacttcgtctttactaaaaactgaaaaaaataaccGAGTGAGGTGATGCGCACCTGCAGTTCTAGCTtatccagaggctgaggtgggtggatcacttgagcccaggagtttcagctAGAATCATACAaccacactccaggctgggtgacacagcaagattctgtcttttaagagaaaaattttaagctaaataaaaatttaaaaaacaatagctATAGttgacaaaaaaataagaaagttttccttttccttaggTGGCAGGAAAAATTCTCTAATATAGAAAATtgaggccagacatggtgactcacgcctgtaatcccagcactttggatgctgaggcaggtggatcacttgaggtcaggagtttgagactagcctggccaacatggtgaaaccccatctccactaaaaatacaaaagttagccaggcatggtgacataagcctgtaatcccagctacttgaggggctgaggcaggagaatcacttgaaccagggagacagaggttgcagtgagctgatgttgcgccactgcactccattttgggtgacaagagcaaaaaaaactttgccaaaaaaaaaaaaaaaaaaagttcaagataAACTGTCATTCGTCGTTTGTGAAAGAatccttttctttgagacagagtctcactctg encodes:
- the KHDC1L gene encoding putative KHDC1-like protein, whose protein sequence is MAVGTSALSKEPWWTLPENFHPPMVFHMEEDQEELIFGLDDTYLRCIELHSHTLIQLERCFTATGQTRVTVVGPPMAKQWLLLMFHCVGSQDSKCHAQGLKMLERVRSQPLTNDDLVTSVSLPPNTGD